One window from the genome of Microbulbifer pacificus encodes:
- the pilV gene encoding type IV pilus modification protein PilV translates to MKQQQGATLIEVLISVLVLAVGLLGVAATQTLSLKNGNGANQRYMAALAAQDIVERMRANPSGLEQGSYDGTVNGSETQQTCATACSVTELASLDLYEWGRLIQTNLPSATGTIGRNAGEVTVTIAWKQQHTGKNYGSSNGGAEDANFTMIVEL, encoded by the coding sequence ATGAAACAACAACAGGGCGCGACCTTGATTGAGGTTCTGATCTCGGTGCTTGTGCTGGCCGTTGGCCTCCTGGGAGTTGCAGCAACCCAGACGCTCAGCCTTAAAAATGGCAACGGAGCCAATCAGCGTTACATGGCGGCATTGGCTGCCCAGGATATTGTCGAGCGTATGCGTGCAAACCCGAGCGGCCTTGAGCAGGGCAGTTATGATGGCACGGTGAACGGCAGTGAGACGCAGCAAACCTGCGCTACTGCGTGCAGTGTTACTGAATTGGCCAGTCTCGATTTGTACGAATGGGGACGTCTGATCCAGACAAACCTGCCGTCCGCGACAGGTACGATTGGCCGAAATGCCGGCGAGGTAACTGTGACCATTGCATGGAAGCAGCAGCACACCGGCAAAAACTACGGGAGCTCCAATGGCGGAGCGGAAGATGCCAACTTTACCATGATCGTGGAGCTTTGA
- a CDS encoding GspH/FimT family pseudopilin, whose product MNKPLNQLGFTLVELMVVIAVLGIIAAVAVPSFRSVIQDYRIVTTTDEINSTLQFARAEAVRLGGGVRVGGVGSDVANGLRVWVDENGNNSYDSGEELRVFNVESANLALTAEVGATGTANLQLVFNARGETGLADTLTLGLCDERTGNHGRQLEMLVSGSVRLLKNTACTG is encoded by the coding sequence ATGAATAAGCCCCTTAACCAGCTCGGCTTCACGCTGGTCGAGTTAATGGTCGTCATCGCAGTCCTTGGCATTATTGCCGCCGTAGCGGTCCCGTCGTTTCGATCGGTGATTCAGGACTACCGGATCGTCACCACTACGGATGAAATCAACAGCACCTTGCAATTCGCCAGGGCGGAGGCCGTTCGTCTCGGCGGTGGCGTCAGGGTGGGAGGCGTTGGAAGCGATGTAGCCAATGGCCTCAGAGTCTGGGTAGATGAAAATGGCAATAACAGCTACGACAGTGGTGAAGAGCTACGCGTTTTCAATGTGGAGAGTGCCAACCTTGCTTTGACTGCGGAGGTTGGTGCTACTGGTACCGCCAACCTGCAGCTTGTTTTCAACGCGCGTGGAGAAACAGGGCTTGCCGATACGTTGACCCTGGGTTTGTGTGACGAACGCACCGGCAACCACGGTCGCCAGCTGGAGATGCTGGTTTCTGGATCTGTACGCCTGTTAAAAAATACCGCGTGTACCGGATAA
- the ispH gene encoding 4-hydroxy-3-methylbut-2-enyl diphosphate reductase — translation MQIRLANPRGFCAGVDRAIDIVNRALDVFGAPIYVRHEVVHNKFVVDTLRERGAVFVDELDEVPDDVIVIFSAHGVSKAVQDEAASRGLKVFDATCPLVTKVHMEVSKFSSDGAECILIGHEGHPEVEGTMGQYDTRNGGAIYLVEDEQDVAKLDVKDPDNLTFVTQTTLSVDDTSRVIDALRAKFPNIRGPRKDDICYATQNRQDAVRQLALECDLVLVVGSPNSSNSNRLRELAERCGTDAYLIDGPDCVDSTWLNGKKIIGITAGASAPEVLVERVIQKLRDLGAKAPDEVAGIPENISFSLPKELR, via the coding sequence ATGCAGATTCGCCTCGCCAATCCCCGCGGTTTCTGTGCCGGCGTCGATCGCGCGATTGACATCGTTAACCGCGCGCTCGATGTGTTCGGTGCACCCATCTATGTGCGTCATGAAGTGGTACACAACAAATTCGTGGTTGACACCCTGCGCGAACGCGGTGCGGTATTTGTCGATGAGCTGGATGAGGTGCCGGACGATGTGATCGTCATCTTCAGTGCTCACGGCGTGTCCAAAGCGGTGCAGGATGAAGCCGCCAGCCGCGGTCTCAAGGTGTTCGATGCCACCTGTCCGCTGGTCACCAAAGTGCATATGGAAGTGAGTAAGTTCAGCAGTGACGGAGCCGAGTGCATTCTCATCGGCCACGAAGGCCACCCGGAAGTGGAAGGAACCATGGGCCAGTACGACACCCGTAATGGCGGTGCCATCTATCTGGTGGAAGATGAACAGGATGTGGCGAAACTCGACGTCAAAGACCCGGACAATCTTACGTTCGTCACCCAGACCACGCTTTCCGTCGACGACACCTCCCGGGTGATCGATGCTCTGAGGGCCAAATTCCCCAATATCCGTGGCCCGCGCAAAGACGATATCTGCTACGCCACCCAGAACCGCCAGGACGCCGTGCGCCAGCTGGCACTGGAGTGCGATCTGGTGCTGGTGGTGGGTAGCCCCAACAGTTCCAACTCCAACCGTCTGCGGGAACTGGCCGAGCGCTGTGGTACCGATGCGTATCTGATCGATGGTCCCGATTGTGTGGATTCCACCTGGCTGAATGGTAAAAAAATCATCGGTATCACCGCCGGCGCTTCGGCACCGGAGGTGTTGGTGGAGCGGGTGATTCAGAAGCTGCGCGATCTCGGTGCCAAGGCGCCGGATGAAGTGGCGGGAATCCCGGAAAATATCAGTTTCAGCCTTCCCAAAGAGCTGCGCTAA
- a CDS encoding FKBP-type peptidyl-prolyl cis-trans isomerase — protein sequence MSNNVIGEHSRVTLHFSLKLDDGAEIDSNFDGDPATFIVGDGNLLPGFEQALFGLKTGDEAEIEIPPEAAFGQRNPANIQTVRRDTFSPDMQLEEGLVVSFDNGSGELPGIIREIGEDEVEVDFNHPLAGQTVFFHVKILEVASVN from the coding sequence ATGAGCAACAATGTTATCGGCGAGCACAGCCGCGTCACCCTGCACTTCAGTCTCAAGCTGGATGACGGCGCAGAGATTGATTCCAATTTCGACGGCGACCCCGCCACCTTTATTGTCGGCGATGGCAACCTGCTGCCAGGCTTTGAGCAGGCTCTGTTCGGGCTGAAAACCGGTGATGAAGCGGAAATCGAGATTCCGCCGGAAGCGGCTTTCGGTCAGCGTAATCCCGCCAATATCCAGACCGTGCGTCGGGATACATTCTCACCCGATATGCAGCTGGAGGAGGGGCTCGTGGTCTCCTTTGATAACGGCAGCGGAGAGCTTCCGGGGATTATTCGCGAGATCGGTGAAGACGAAGTGGAGGTAGATTTCAATCATCCACTCGCGGGGCAGACGGTGTTCTTCCATGTAAAAATTCTCGAAGTGGCCTCGGTCAACTAG